In one window of Duganella dendranthematis DNA:
- a CDS encoding glutathione peroxidase produces the protein MSKTFAQLCLVSSLTMLASASAFAQAPAAAAAAPAATAPASCPAILKQSFKRLQDDSPQDLCQYSGKVILVVNTASYCGFTNQYEGLEGLYAKYGSKGLVVLGFPSNDFGQQEPGSSKEIADFCYNTYGVKFPMFAKSVVSGKEPNPLFANLIKATGKAPAWNFHKYLIDRNGNVVNNFGSKVTPTDKQLVSAVEKALGT, from the coding sequence ATGTCCAAGACTTTCGCCCAACTGTGCCTCGTTTCCTCGCTGACCATGCTGGCCAGCGCTTCCGCGTTTGCGCAAGCACCTGCCGCCGCAGCGGCAGCGCCGGCGGCGACTGCTCCCGCCAGCTGCCCGGCCATCCTCAAGCAATCCTTCAAGCGCCTGCAGGACGATTCGCCGCAGGACCTGTGCCAGTATTCCGGCAAGGTGATCCTGGTGGTCAACACCGCCAGCTACTGCGGCTTCACCAACCAGTATGAAGGTCTGGAAGGGCTGTACGCCAAGTACGGCAGCAAAGGCCTGGTGGTGCTGGGCTTCCCGTCGAACGATTTCGGCCAGCAGGAACCCGGCAGCAGCAAGGAAATCGCCGATTTCTGCTACAACACCTACGGCGTGAAATTCCCGATGTTTGCCAAGTCGGTGGTGTCCGGCAAGGAGCCGAATCCGTTGTTCGCCAACCTGATCAAAGCGACCGGCAAGGCGCCGGCCTGGAACTTCCACAAGTACCTGATCGACCGCAACGGCAATGTGGTCAACAACTTCGGCAGCAAGGTTACGCCGACCGACAAGCAACTGGTCAGCGCCGTCGAAAAAGCGCTCGGCACCTGA
- the ftrA gene encoding transcriptional regulator FtrA: protein MKKHLVVALAYDRLCTFEFGCTVELFALERPELDVDWYDFAVCAVEQGPIRAAGGITVQAPYAPELLALADTIIIPGWRDADELPPPQLLDWLRAAHARGARLCSICSGVFVLAAAGLLDGQRATTHWRYAERLAQRYPLIDVQPDHLYVDNGQVITAAGSAAGLDMLLHLVRRDHGAKVGNLVAQRLVVAPHREGGQAQFLPRPMAQGEQGRLSKLLDWLRSHPAQPHTVASMAERAAMSPRTLQRQFQQATGFGPVEWLIRERVAIVKEMLEDPDVPLTQIAERAGFGSEESLRHHFRRLAATTPGAYRKRFVLR from the coding sequence ATGAAAAAACATCTGGTGGTGGCGCTGGCGTACGATCGCCTGTGCACATTTGAGTTTGGCTGCACGGTCGAACTGTTTGCGCTGGAGCGTCCGGAACTGGACGTTGACTGGTACGACTTCGCGGTCTGCGCCGTCGAGCAGGGGCCGATCCGCGCGGCCGGCGGCATCACGGTGCAGGCGCCGTATGCGCCGGAATTGCTGGCGCTGGCGGACACCATCATCATCCCCGGCTGGCGCGATGCCGACGAATTGCCGCCGCCGCAACTGCTGGACTGGCTGCGCGCCGCCCACGCGCGCGGCGCGCGTTTGTGTTCGATCTGCTCGGGCGTATTCGTGCTGGCCGCCGCCGGTCTGCTGGACGGCCAGCGCGCCACCACCCACTGGCGCTACGCCGAGCGGCTGGCGCAACGTTATCCACTGATCGACGTGCAGCCCGACCATCTGTATGTGGATAACGGCCAGGTGATCACCGCCGCCGGCTCGGCCGCCGGGCTGGACATGCTGCTGCACCTGGTGCGGCGCGACCATGGCGCCAAGGTCGGCAACCTGGTGGCTCAGCGGCTGGTGGTGGCGCCGCATCGCGAAGGCGGGCAGGCGCAATTCCTGCCGCGTCCCATGGCGCAGGGCGAGCAGGGACGCTTGTCCAAGTTGCTGGACTGGCTGCGCAGCCATCCGGCACAGCCGCACACGGTGGCCAGCATGGCCGAGCGCGCGGCCATGAGTCCGCGCACCTTGCAGCGCCAGTTCCAGCAGGCTACCGGCTTCGGCCCGGTGGAATGGTTGATCCGCGAACGCGTTGCCATCGTCAAGGAGATGCTGGAAGACCCCGATGTGCCGCTGACGCAGATCGCCGAGCGCGCCGGTTTCGGCTCGGAAGAATCGCTGCGCCACCACTTCCGCCGTCTTGCCGCGACGACACCGGGCGCTTACCGCAAACGCTTCGTGCTACGCTAA
- the slmA gene encoding nucleoid occlusion factor SlmA → MASTPPGQRRLQILQALAEMLEQPKGDKITTAALARKLAFSEAALYRHFASKAQMFEGLIEFIESSVFGLINQIAERQEDGMAQARDIVAMLLNFASQNPGMTRVLIGEALVNEDERLQLRMNQFYDRVELALKQALRLAASEGQAHEADATARAAMLTSFVIGRWHRYAKSGFKNNPSQDAALHITLLLSSV, encoded by the coding sequence ATGGCAAGCACACCGCCGGGCCAGCGCCGTTTGCAAATTCTCCAGGCGCTGGCGGAGATGCTGGAACAACCCAAGGGCGACAAGATCACCACCGCTGCGCTGGCGCGCAAGCTGGCGTTTTCCGAAGCGGCCCTGTACCGGCATTTCGCCAGCAAGGCGCAGATGTTCGAGGGCCTGATCGAGTTCATCGAATCGAGCGTGTTCGGCCTGATCAACCAGATCGCCGAGCGCCAGGAAGACGGCATGGCGCAGGCGCGCGACATCGTCGCCATGCTGCTCAACTTCGCCAGCCAGAATCCCGGCATGACGCGGGTGCTGATCGGCGAAGCACTGGTCAATGAAGACGAGCGCCTGCAGCTGCGCATGAACCAATTCTATGACCGCGTGGAGCTGGCGCTGAAGCAGGCCTTGCGCCTCGCCGCCAGCGAGGGCCAGGCGCACGAAGCCGACGCCACCGCGCGCGCGGCGATGCTGACCAGCTTCGTCATCGGCCGCTGGCACCGTTACGCCAAGAGCGGCTTCAAAAACAATCCGTCGCAGGATGCGGCGCTGCACATCACACTGTTGTTATCGTCAGTATGA
- a CDS encoding rhodanese-like domain-containing protein, whose protein sequence is MSHVTAVPAADSAAALSHFEASFRYETDCWDVHDAMSGGQPDFVLLDVRGTEKYAAGHVPGALDLARRKIIGSKLAEFPADTLFVVYCAGPHCNGAARAAVRLAQLGRPVKLMTGGITGWLDEGFVLASV, encoded by the coding sequence ATGTCCCACGTTACCGCCGTTCCCGCCGCCGACAGCGCCGCCGCGCTGTCCCACTTTGAAGCCAGCTTCCGCTACGAAACCGATTGCTGGGACGTGCACGATGCCATGTCCGGCGGCCAACCGGATTTCGTGCTGCTGGATGTACGGGGAACGGAAAAGTACGCAGCCGGCCACGTGCCCGGCGCGCTGGATCTGGCGCGTCGCAAGATCATCGGCTCAAAGCTCGCCGAATTTCCGGCCGACACGCTGTTCGTGGTCTATTGCGCCGGCCCGCACTGCAACGGCGCGGCCCGCGCCGCCGTGCGGCTGGCGCAACTGGGCCGGCCGGTCAAGCTGATGACCGGCGGCATTACCGGCTGGCTGGATGAAGGTTTCGTCCTGGCCAGCGTTTAG
- the pabB gene encoding aminodeoxychorismate synthase component I — translation MNTEVFALLDDASPEAIQAGGRSRLYTGHRATLRCDDIAQWPQLLAQMQEALARGEYAVTVCSYELGEALLALRTDDAPPRAAHSVPLAQILLFSDCALLSAAQVGDWLAARSFPIDRPAGIANIRPNIDQQAFSAALARIHDYIAAGDTYQVNYTYRLRFDAFGGIHALYARLRGRQPVPYGALIALDDGSAVLSLSPELFVLHSGGMLTARPMKGTAPAAPAAQQAENILRATNLAADPKNRAENLMIVDLLRNDIARVAVTGSVEVPALFDVQRYTSVLQMTSTITAQLRDDATLHDIFDALYPCGSITGAPKRRTMEIIRELEPDARGIYTGAIGWFDPRKDSDGGKVGDFCMSVPIRTLTLQPQGADGVRHGEMGVGAGIVFDSDASDEYAECKLKARFLTGLQNDFEIFETMRATPAGGVRHRERHLQRLAASAAYFGFPWDVKAADAYLDTACAMLEPQHAAYRLRLALSPSGAFSVQHAPLSPLAEPVRVLLAEDNTSSGDLFLRHKTSIRQRYDAAWRDAEAQGAFDTLFFNERGELTEGGRSNVFVRIDGRWLTPPLSAGVLPGVMRGVLLDDPDWQAGESVITRAMLDTADDIILCNALRGVLRVVRTPNERV, via the coding sequence ATGAACACCGAAGTATTCGCCCTGCTGGATGACGCCAGCCCGGAAGCCATCCAGGCTGGCGGCCGTTCGCGCCTATACACCGGCCATCGCGCCACGCTGCGTTGCGACGACATCGCCCAGTGGCCGCAACTGCTGGCGCAAATGCAGGAAGCGCTGGCGCGCGGCGAATACGCGGTCACCGTATGCAGCTACGAATTGGGCGAAGCACTGCTGGCGTTGCGCACCGACGACGCGCCGCCACGTGCCGCGCACAGCGTACCGCTGGCGCAGATCCTGCTGTTCAGTGACTGCGCACTGCTGTCGGCCGCGCAGGTCGGCGACTGGCTGGCGGCGCGCTCGTTCCCGATCGACCGGCCGGCCGGCATCGCCAACATCCGGCCGAACATCGATCAGCAAGCCTTTAGCGCGGCGCTGGCGCGCATCCACGACTATATTGCGGCCGGCGACACCTACCAGGTCAATTACACGTACAGGCTGCGTTTTGATGCGTTTGGCGGCATCCATGCGCTGTACGCGCGCCTGCGCGGCCGCCAGCCCGTCCCTTACGGCGCATTGATCGCGCTGGACGACGGCAGCGCCGTGCTGTCGCTGTCGCCCGAACTGTTCGTGCTACACAGCGGCGGCATGCTGACCGCGCGGCCGATGAAAGGCACGGCGCCCGCCGCACCAGCGGCGCAGCAAGCGGAAAACATCCTGCGCGCCACCAACCTCGCTGCCGATCCCAAGAACCGCGCCGAGAACCTGATGATCGTCGACCTGCTGCGCAACGACATCGCGCGCGTGGCCGTCACCGGCAGCGTGGAAGTGCCGGCGCTGTTTGACGTGCAGCGCTACACCAGCGTGCTGCAGATGACCTCCACCATCACCGCGCAGCTGCGCGACGACGCCACGCTGCACGACATTTTTGATGCGCTGTATCCCTGCGGCTCGATCACCGGCGCGCCCAAGCGCCGCACCATGGAAATCATCCGCGAACTGGAACCGGACGCGCGCGGCATCTACACCGGCGCCATCGGCTGGTTCGATCCTCGCAAGGATAGCGACGGCGGCAAGGTCGGCGACTTCTGCATGTCGGTACCGATCCGCACGCTGACCTTGCAGCCGCAAGGCGCGGACGGCGTGCGCCACGGCGAAATGGGCGTCGGCGCCGGCATCGTCTTCGACAGCGACGCCAGCGACGAATACGCCGAGTGCAAACTCAAGGCACGCTTCCTCACCGGCCTGCAAAACGATTTCGAGATTTTCGAAACCATGCGCGCCACGCCAGCCGGCGGCGTACGCCATCGCGAGCGCCACCTGCAACGGCTGGCCGCATCTGCCGCCTACTTCGGCTTCCCTTGGGATGTAAAGGCGGCGGATGCCTATCTGGATACCGCCTGCGCCATGCTGGAGCCGCAGCACGCGGCCTATCGCCTGCGCCTGGCCCTCAGTCCGTCCGGCGCCTTCTCGGTGCAGCACGCGCCGCTGTCGCCGCTGGCCGAACCGGTGCGCGTGCTGCTGGCAGAAGACAACACCAGCAGCGGCGACCTGTTCCTGCGCCACAAAACCAGCATCCGCCAGCGCTACGACGCCGCCTGGCGCGACGCCGAAGCCCAAGGCGCATTCGATACCCTGTTCTTCAACGAACGCGGCGAACTGACCGAGGGCGGCCGCAGCAACGTCTTCGTCCGCATCGATGGCCGCTGGCTGACGCCGCCACTGAGCGCCGGCGTGCTGCCAGGCGTAATGCGCGGTGTGTTGCTGGACGATCCAGACTGGCAGGCGGGCGAATCCGTCATCACGCGCGCAATGCTGGACACTGCCGACGACATCATCCTCTGCAACGCCCTGCGCGGCGTGCTACGCGTCGTCAGAACTCCGAACGAAAGGGTCTGA
- a CDS encoding DUF1428 domain-containing protein produces MAYVDGFVVPVPKDKLEAYKKMSRECGAVWRELGALEFRETMADDAPPGKLTSFPQSVMLEEGEVVVFSWIVYESRAKRDEINDKVMKDPRVRAFMDPANMPFDAKRMIYGGFEMMIDL; encoded by the coding sequence ATGGCCTATGTAGACGGTTTTGTGGTCCCGGTGCCCAAGGACAAGCTTGAGGCGTACAAGAAAATGTCGCGCGAATGCGGCGCCGTGTGGAGGGAACTTGGCGCGCTGGAATTCCGCGAGACAATGGCCGACGATGCGCCACCCGGCAAGCTGACCTCTTTCCCGCAAAGTGTGATGCTGGAGGAAGGCGAAGTGGTGGTGTTTTCCTGGATTGTCTACGAATCGCGCGCCAAACGCGACGAGATCAACGACAAGGTCATGAAAGATCCGCGCGTGCGCGCGTTCATGGACCCGGCCAACATGCCGTTCGACGCCAAGCGCATGATCTATGGCGGCTTCGAGATGATGATCGACCTGTAG